The nucleotide sequence TCGTCGCTGCGGAGAATGGCCAGCAGGCGCAGGATCTCCATGTAAAGCCACACGAGGGTGACCATGAGGCCGAAGGCAGCCGTCCAGGACTGCCTCTCATCGGCACCGTAGCGGACCGCATCCTGAATATCGGTGAAGTCCACGATCAGGCTGAAAGCTGCAAGGCCGATGGCGAAGACACCGATGATGGCGCCCAGCGGAATGCCCATGACCTCGATGCCGTCCAGCCCCCACGGGGTGGTGACCACACCGGTTGCCACCAGGAGAAGGTTGAGCAGGCTGTAAACAATGAGGCCCAGCATGGCGAAGATCAGGAAGCGCGTAGCCTTCGGCGTCGCCCTCACCTTCCCTGAAAGGAAGAGGAACAGTGCCACTGAGAACACTGCAAGGGTGCCGACGACGGCCTGCAGTGCGATACCCGGATAGAGGGCGTCAAGCTTGCCGGAAATTGCGCCCAGTGCAATGCCTTCGAAGCCGGAATAGGCCAGGATCAGTGTGGGCGAGATCTTCTTCCTGAAAATGTTGACCATGGCCAGCGCGAATCCGATGAGCACGCCCACGATGTAGAGGCCGGGGAAGATCCAGCCGATGACGGCACCGGCGAGCAGCACGGCCAGGCAGGCCAGCGTCTTACGGACGACGTCGTCGTAGGTCATGGCACGACCCGGCACG is from Arthrobacter sp. zg-Y1110 and encodes:
- a CDS encoding Bax inhibitor-1/YccA family protein; translated protein: MSKSGGNPVLSRTDFRPAADAVPGRAMTYDDVVRKTLACLAVLLAGAVIGWIFPGLYIVGVLIGFALAMVNIFRKKISPTLILAYSGFEGIALGAISGKLDALYPGIALQAVVGTLAVFSVALFLFLSGKVRATPKATRFLIFAMLGLIVYSLLNLLLVATGVVTTPWGLDGIEVMGIPLGAIIGVFAIGLAAFSLIVDFTDIQDAVRYGADERQSWTAAFGLMVTLVWLYMEILRLLAILRSDD